The segment TGCGTTGCGgcttgaaatagaaaaaagggCCTCTTGTTTAGCCACACTAAGCGTGACAGAAATTCAGAATTGTTTGGGATGCTTTCTTCAGCTAGTGGGTTTTTCTGGgcatttcttttattaaataaaatgccttATTTTGTTAAGTATGCATAATCATGCCAAGCAAGTGCTTCAATGTCACGTAGGCTCGTctgatcaataaaaaaagtaaaaaacgcATTATCAGTTCAGTCGTAATCGGCAAAttcgtattttttcttttaatccctgtccgaggaccggaaaGGGCacgaatataaattttaaccatcCACCAATTTAGTTTCgcattctaattaaaataccaACTCAATTAAAGAGCTCTCGTGAAAATTCCGAATTGCGGCCATCCGGTATTTTCTTGCGTGTTTTAAGTAAAGAGCAAAGTTAATAGCTTCAACTATTAtcgttgtttattctcacaattatTCAATACATTAACTAAATCCACGGCTGTTTGTCAAAGTCATTTGGAGAAATACAACTTAAATTGAGTTGTTTACTTGACAAACATACCAGCTGAACTTGTCGCTGTCGTCAATGTCTCATTTAAAATGACTTAATTTTACATCAGACTCGCTTCCAAAATTGCATTAGGACTTAATGtgtttgattaaaacaaaatgtgatAAGGCAAACGAGAAATTACTGATAGTAAAAGTGATTAAATGACCACTAATTCCGAGAACATAATTTCTGGTGTTGAAAATGAGAATTAGAACTGATTTAAATTACTATGTTTACAgactaacaaattaaaatcaaattaaaaacgtgaCATTGCAGTTTGATAAGTGACCAAAATCGTTGCAATAAGAAGCGACCAATCCGACTTGCAAGCCTTCTGctcaatttcaaaacaaagaaactaaaaaatgagcAGCTGTTCACGAAGGTGGCGAATTTCATTCTCAAAATCAGGCCAGAAACTTGTCGAGCAACATGaattattgtgtttttgttCTGCGAGCTAACGCGCGGTGTGTTTGTCGGCAGGACGGACTGGTGCGGTCGGACACGGCGGTGGGCACGCCGGACTACATCTCGCCGGAGGTGCTGCAGTCGCAGGGCGGCGAGGGCGAGTACGGCCGCGAGTGCGACTGGTGGTCGGTGGGCGTGTTCCTCTACGAGATGCTGGTGGGCGACACGCCGTTCTACGCCGAGAGCCTCGTGGGCACCTACGGCCGCATCATGGACCACCGCAACTCGCTGCACTTCCCGCCGGACGTTCCCATCAGCCCGAGCGCGCAGAGCCTCATCTGCGGCTTCCTCACCGACCGGGCCGTCCGCCTCGGCCGCACCGGCGTCGCCGAGATCCAGGCGCACGCCTTCTTCCGCAACGACCAGTGGACGTTCGACTCGATCCGCGACTGCGTCCCGCCCGTCGTCCCTGAGCTCGCCGGCGACGAGGACACCAGCAACTTCGACGACCTCGACAAGGACGAGAGTCCCGAGGAGAACTTCCCCACGCCCAAGGCCTTCGCCGGCAACCACCTGCCCTTCGTGGGATTCACCTACTCCAAAGACTACCAGTCAGTTCCTCTTTCTCCAGAGTTTCACAATTAATTCctctcatttgcattttgcttacaaatttatttcctctttgtaaattttcgtCCTACCGtgtcaagaaatttaaaattacctgGCAATTAATTACAGATTGCTGTCGAAACTGGGCAAGAGCAACAGCGACTGTCTCGACATGgtaagcaatattttattctcgGCGCGTCCTCTCAGAACTGTCACTAATTCCATGTTAACTTTCCATCCTCTGCTGTCGGCGCTTTTTTCGTAATTCAGTACGACGGAGTAAGTTTTCCCCCCTATTTTTTGCATGAGTGGAAACAAAAGTATCGCATGGacttgaatattaatttagtttttctcAAGAAATTTTGTCCTCTGTTAAATAGGTTTTCTTAgcttaacaattaaattaaggtGAAAATTTGCCTCAAATCgcgaacaaaaaattgttgtcaAGAAAGTTTTGATTTACTCTAGCACGTTGTTTTTCTCAAACTGAATCCTGAGTCAAAGTATTTGAAGACAAATTAAAGGCCCCCTAAAATCCCCTCCTATTCGgcgaaatcgattttttaataacctgGACAGGTAGTAATTATGCAATTGCCACGAGCATGCAGTTTCTTCAAGCCTCCTGCTTGAATTGAGtgtcaaaaatattccaaaactGACCAAAATTAcaagtaaaatttgtttgttttctcattttcttgCCGTGCTATCCGATTTCTTTGCTCTGAGATTTTGTATTGATGCGTGTGGTCGGTGCGTTTGCAGATCAGCCGAAGCGAGAGTGCGAGTTCCGAGCTGCTGGAGCAGCAGCTGGTGAACGAGAAGCACCTGCAGGAGGAGCTGCGCGCCAAACAGAAGTCGCTGCGGGCCAAGCTGGACGAGATGGAGCGGCGCGAGGCGGAGCTGCGCGCCGAGGTGACCGGCTTCGAGAAAACGATCACGCTGCTGCGGCACGAGTTGAAGGAGGCGCAGCGCAAGGTCGACGCCGAGCAGGACGGCAAGCGCGGCCTCGAGGCCACCGTGCAGCGGCTGCAGCACCGCCTCGACGACGAGCTCAGCAAGCGCAGCCGCGACGTCGGCGCCTACGAGCGCGTCTCCTCGCTCGAGAAGCAGATCGCCGAGCTCAACGACAAGCTCAAGTCGGAGAACGACCTCGCCAACAGACTCAGGAAGCAAATCTCCGAGCTCACCAACGCCAGGTCAGCCTTTTTCGCCTTTTTCACAGCTATTCGGGCCTCTTGACTCCTCAAAATTGGATCTGACCTTTTCAAAGTAATCTCTGAGCTAATCAGTCGATCCCTTTGACTTTTAATGTCGATAACAAATCCCGAAATTAAGGATTTTTCGTGAATTCATTGGATTCGAACACCGTAACAGAAATGAGTGGAATTTGTCAATTCAATCGAGTGCCAAAGGAGTATAATCCATTATATTCCCATAAAATCGATCAATTAATCCAGTTTTCGTTCGATTATGATCTGTTTTGAAGAATTAGACTTGATTTAAGCAGATGAATTGATCAGTGTGGCAGGCACATTGAGACACCGAAAAATTCCCTACAGATTTAAGGCCTACGCCCAAAATCGCAAGTAAAAATACTTTAAGGCTTCCAAGgcttaaaaaagtaaacatCCCAGCCCTATTTGTGCTAATGTTTCCGCTCCTTTTGGAATTATCACGGGCAGAcgaggcaaaaattaaaaaataaataaataccacGCATCTAAAgcgcaatattttttctaatttacaaGTCTTCTGCCTGGCTGCTTGTGGATTaattgctattattttaaacgttgAACTTTGCAGGTCAGCAGCGGAGCAAATGCAGCGGGAACTGCAGATGAACGTGTCGACGCTGCAGACGCAGCGTGACCGGCTGAAGCAGGAAGTGACGCACTTGCAGAACCAGCTGCAGCTTGAGATGAGTTCGCGATCCAAGGCGTCCGGCATGCAGCACGAGCTCGAGAGTACGCGCACGCCCGTCCTGATGGATTgggcctttttttaaaaaaaataataaaaaaaacctttcccGCAGGCCGGTTGCAGTCGACCCTGTCCGAGCTGGAGAGCGCCAAGCAGCGCGAACTTCATCTGCACGAGGACTGCCAGGGGCTGGTCGAGAAGGTGTCCACCCTGGAGAAGGAGTGCGCCTCGCTCGAGCTAGAACTCAAGGCGGCCCAGAACCGCTACCAGCAGGAGGTGCGCTCTCACGAAGAGACCGAGAGGACCAGGCTCGTCAACAAGGAGGAGGCAAACCTTGAAGTGGTCAAAGGTACgctctaattattttttcaaatgatttagGGTCCAAAAAGGTTTTCCGTCCGATGTCAATCGATTCATTTTTGCTCACAAATGCCGTTCTTTAGGCCTTGTATCGGAATGTGATTCAGAGGCGCGAATTTAACTCGCGTTTTCGGCCAATTTTGCACTGATTTCTGTTGAGTTCGTCGTCTAGCACGGCATCTCCTTTATATGACGCTCAAatggggaaaattaattctataaattgaaatacgCTTTAGACTTCCATTAATagccaattttaaaacataagaTTGgcctgtttaaaaattggaatgtcGCATTCGCAGCGCTGCAGACGAAACTGAACGAGGAGAAAGTGGCGCGGCAGAAGAGCGAGATGTCTGCGCAGGAGAAGGAGCGGCAGATGTCGATGCTGTCGGTCGACTACCGGCAGATGCAGCAGCGGCTGCAGAAGCTGGAGGGCGAGCACCGGCAGGACGGCGACAAGGTGCGCGCGCTGCACACGCAGCTCGAGCAGGAGCAGAACAAGAAGCTGGGCCTGCAGTCGGACGTGGCCGTGCTCAACTCGGAGGTCTCCACCCTCAAGACCAGAGAGACGCAGCTCGAGAACGAGCTGTCCGACATGAGACACAGTCTGCACGCCTCCCAGGACCAGCTTGACACGGTCAAGACCGCCAGGCTGCGCGACGACGCCCACATGAAGGAGCTGCAGGAGCAGCTCGACGCCGAGCAGCACTTTtcggttaattttaattttattattttgaaaaatttacgcaaaaaaaacatttttgtggtACACTCGGTcgaaacaatataattttgttggtCGACAGACGCTGTACAAGACGCAGACGCAGGAGCTGCGCGAGGAGCTGGAGGAGAAAAGCCGAAACCAGCTGCAGTTGGAGGAGGAGCGGAACAGCATGGCGCACCAGCTGCAACTGACGCTTGCGCGGGCGGACGCCGAGGCGCTGGCCAGGTCGATCGCCGAGGAGACGGTGGCCGACCTCGAGAAGGACAAGACTATGAAGGAGCTCGAGCTGAAGGACCTGCTCGCGCGCCACAGGACTGACATCGCCTCCAGGGACGCTACCATCAACGCGGTAATCCAATCTCTCGTTTCAATCcgagtcaaaattaatttttcctctcggaGCAGCTGGTCGAGAAGGAGACTGAAATCAAGAAGCTGATGGAAAAGGAGAAGGAGAGCTTGGCTGGACAGATCAAATCGATGCAGGACGGTGAGTCgtccaatttatttgtttgtttatttttaaatttgcgatTGTGGCAGACCTGTCGCGGTCCGTGAGCCTCAAGGAAGAGCTGGAGCGGCTGAAGACGCAGCTGAAGCAGGAGCAGCTGCTGAAGACGCAGGCCGTCAACAAGCTGGCCGAAATCATGAACCGCAAGGACCTGCTGAGCAAGGACGCCCGCGGCAAGAACAAGGTGTCGTCGGGCGACCTGCGCCGCAAGGAGAAGGAGTGTCGCAAACTGCAGCAGGAGCTCACACAGGTcctgctttcttttgacgggGTGGTgggtgaaaaaataaataaatcaaatttggtaTTTTCACAGGAGCGGGACAAGTACAGTCAGATGGCGGCCAAGCACCAGCGCGAGTTGCAGGAGCTGCAGGCGCAGGCGCAGGACGACCACAACGTCAAGCTGCGCCTGCAGATGGAGGCGGCGAGCAAGGACTCGGAGATCGAGCAGCTGCAGCTCAAGATCGCCTCCCTGTCGAGCGAGACGGCGTCGCTGAGCAGCGGCGCCGAGAACGACGCCGACGACGCCCTCATGCAGGAATCGCGCCTCGAGGGCTGGCTGTCGGTGCCCAACAAGCAGAACATACGGCGGCACGGCTGGAAAAAGCAGTACATCGTCGTTTCGTCCAAGAAAATCATCTTCTACAACTCGGAGAGCGAAAAGCTCAACGCCGACCCTGTCTTAATTCTAGATCTTAAGTGAGTTAAAAGTcgggaattaaaattacaaatatgaTGCCGCGTTGAAATTCGCGTGATTGACTTATTTTCGTGTCCAACAGCAAAGTATTCCACGTGCGGCCAGTTACCCAGGGCGACGTCATCCGAGCCGATGCCAAAGATATCCCGAGAATCTTCCAGGTGCGAtgcctaaattaaatttggttctttgatttttacttgattCGGCAGCTGCTGTACGCGGGGGAGGGCGAGGTGCGCCGGCCGGAAGACGGAACCAGCGGCTCGGGCACGCTGACCGTGGCGCAGCTCGAGTTGCGCAACGACGACAAGCCTGGCACGGTGGCGCTCAAGGGCCACGAGTTCCTCCAGATCTCATTCCACATGCCGACCATCTGCGACGTCTGCACCAGGCCGCTGTGGCACATGTtccggccgccgccggcgcTCGAGTGCAGAAGTACGTATCGCATTTTCCCCAATGGATAttcgaaatttgattttgtcaaGCCCTTTTCACGAggagaaatttttgtatttgatgcTGTTGCCCAGCCAATGAGCTCTGAAATCTCTGTGGAATTTTGCGTggcaaaaatcgaattttgaagCAAGTTTTTTTCATTCCTCGGAAAATTCCTTTTAGAGAGTTGGCCGACAGCAATTTAATGGACTCCCAAATTTTCTTCCAGCTCCATTTTGTCATTTCAAACCAATCGGAAATTCTGATTTACGGCACGAAATGACTATTTGGTggcgagaaaaagaaattaattgtgtGTTGGTGTCAGGATGTCGGATCAAGGTGCACAAGGAGCACATCGAGCACAAGGGTGAGGGCGTGGCGCCGTGCAAGGTGCACTACGACCCCAACTCTGCCAAGGAGCTGCTCGTGCTGGCGGCCAGCAACGACGAGCAGAAGCAGTGGGTGGCGCGGCTGAGCAAGAAGATCCAGAAGTGCGGCTACAAGGCCAACAGCTGCGCTGGCGGCTCCGGCTCCGGCCTCGACCCTGTCAAACTGTCGCCCAGGTTACAAAGCAAAAAGCTGCTGTTGTGATGTGTGATGCGAGATGCAAACTTTGCTCTTTCGTTCGGTCGGCAGGGAGTCGACGCGCTCGGCCGGCAACCAGGCCAAGCTGGCGGCGCAGATGCGGTCGGCCACGCTGCCGGCCAACGCCTCCTTCGCCAAGATGAACTGATCCCCGTCCTGACCCGCCCTGCCCTGCCCTGACCTGACCTGAGGTTCGTCGCTGCCATTCTCTccgtctgtctgtctgtctgtaCAGAAGCGCGTGTAAAAACAAAGTGTCGTCGTTGTAAGGATCGCGGGCCTGTCTCACCTcccggaaaacgtgttttgtacatttttttatttctttttttacctGCTTCCCCTCGCTAGCGATTTTAACCTGACGCCGACGCCACACTCAGGATGGAAAGAAAACGCAGAGCTTATCCCAGAATAAACCTCTCAGACTCGTCGACGTGCTCACATTCGGTGCCATCACTGAAACCGCGGACCGTACGTAAACACACACCCAaacttcattaaattaattaactataCAAAAGTACTATTCCTATTCGTCTTCTGCATTTTACTTGGATTCAACTGTACACTGACTCTAGCTAGCTTTTAGCGCTTCAACCAGGGTCTATGCGCATAGAGCCGAAGCAAAcctataattaattatgcataCAGAGTTAAGACGAGGAGAAACCATCGAAAGTACagcaatatattattaaataaataattagcaCACGTTTTCGCTTGGAATCGTTTGTTCACGCAACTGAGTCAGTTGCTCAATCtacgaaaaaacaaaaattgttatcgCCGGCGTCTTGAACGcgcgagaaagaaaaaaataacaatgctCACTGGAAATGCGATATTTTGCTAATAACTTTATAAAGTAGCCTTGGACAATAACGTTGTTACACACACCACTTtagcaatataattattacgaAAAGTATAACACACAGACACAGATTTTGTAAGAACCTCGCGACGCCGCCCGCTCCCAACTCttggcaaaaaaagaaaaaaaatggacGAGGGTTTTCGGGGCGTCGCgtggtaaaaatattcatgtgATTGGAAAGCACAATTACCTTACTTCACTGAGCAGCTAAAATACgaattattatgaaataatgtAAACACATTTGTAACCTGCAAAGGCCATCGTACTAAGTGTAAGCGAAAGTAAACTACCTGATGCCAACCCACGTCGTTTGTTGCTCGaatttgattatatttgaatataaGAAGTTTTGGTTGTCGTCGCGCGCGAGATCGGTGCTGGCCTTGCTTCGTTTCGCTTTCTCGCCGCCCGAGCCCCATTATTTGTGCCTTGATTCGAGTGCTAGCAATTCCTATCTGATCGTTTTATCCGAGATGAACAATacgtgtaattaattattactagACTCTAGCACACCGCTTGCAATCATTCTATtttatcagaaataaaaaagaaaaaaagagtaaaatacgcgcgcgcgctgttatgtatttattgcgacttgtaattaattaattattacgcGAGGAACTCTGTTTCGgcgataattattttagtgaacaaaataaaactcgaTTCCTGCAAGTAAAcactggttttaattaaaaagattggAAAAATAAGAGTCAATTATTGTTTGTCGTCGCCGGTGACCATGAGGTGGACAGTCTTCTCGGAGCCGATCATGCTGGAGGCCCGCTCCGTGCCCACGATGGACGCGATCCTCTGCGCGTCGTACTTTGAGTACAGAATCGTCACGGTCATGTTGGTCGAGCTTCCGCCCTCCTTCCTCGGATTCTGGTTCGCCTCCTGTccaagtaataattttatttacagttaATTCACTTGATTTTCTGCGTGCTTAGAAATATCGGACGAACCTGCATGAAGTTGCACAGCTCGGGGTAGAAATGCGGCAGGGTGGGAGGCTGGTAGAAGACGAGGTGGCGGATGCCCTTGAGCCGGATGCGCCGGAAAAAGTGGAAGCGCTCGCTGTAGAGCAAAAAGTGCGCCTCGTTGTGGAAGAACAAGTCCCTGGCCCTCGCGATTTTCCCGTTCTGCCGGCAAACAGCGTTACATTGGTTGAACAAAAATCGAACTAAATCGATTCTACCTCGGCGTATTCGCAAATCTGGACGAAGCTGAGCTCCTTGTCGATCAAGTGCTTGCGCAGGCGGACGTAGTCAAAGTACGAGGGCACGTAGATCAGCGTGTGGCTCATCATCGAGTCGCGGAACTGCGGCAGAATCTTCGACACGAACACCTCGAATCGCTTCTCCAGGCACTGGCTCACAGACGACGCCTCGATTTTGTGGAACACCTGACccaaacaaattgaattatttactaACAAAGCGGGCAGACAATCAGCATTTTTCCTTGCTAGTTCGTAATTTTGCAAACGTGAATTGTTAATTTAGAACCCAGTACGTTTTTTCCTGGCAGAATTGTATTGTTATTTGgcacataatttaaatgagtTTGTTGACAAGCGACAGTCGATTTATTTGGAACGTTTGAGGCTTGGAAAGATGGAACATGATGGTGGATTAGAAACTCTGAAGAgtggaacaaatttaaatggcgtgtaatttaatttttgtacctactcgggaaattaaaaaaggaaaaaatagttGAGGAGTCACAACTTAAGTTGCTTTTCAAAACTTAAGTCGAGTCTGTTTAAAAAGCATAAGCAAATTGCCGACAGCAAAGGCCGATTGCGAACTGGTTTTAGAAAGCGTGTTTGCGTACCTGCGGCAGATGGACGACGACCTGGGCGATGGAGCCGATGCGGACTGGGTTGGCGACGAGCACGCGTCCGGCGTAGTTGCGGCAGCGGGCGCGCATCAGGGCGGCCACCTCGGGCATCTGCACCGAGGAGAAGACGCACGTCTGGCTGAGGTACTTGGCGTGTCCGGCCAGCGCCGACAGCCGGATGCGCGAGAAGACGGTGTCGCGCCGGTTGCGCGGCTGCAGGTGCACGTGCTGCCACAGGTGCTGCACGTGCTGCCAGTTCTGCAGCGCCAGCACCTCCGCCTGGTCCATCACCACCAGCTCGAGGCCGGCCAGGAAGTCGAAGTCCTGCTCGGCCTCGGCCTCGCCGCTCACCACCACGCGCAGGCCCACCGGCGACGCCACGATTATGTCCGACTCGTAAAAGTCCGCGTACAGCTTCAGTCTTTTTTTCGTAACGGACATgccgattttgaaattatcgtCGACGTTGCCCCGGAACAGCTGCTCGTAGTCCTCGGGCTTGGGATTCTTCTTGGGCAGCGCAAGCTCCTCGCCAGTGAACTCGTCGACGAAGCGTTTGTGGTTCATCACGGTTCCCTTGCCGTCGCCCAGCAGGATCGAGATTATCGTGTTGATCGTCCTGCAACGAAAGCGACAACAGCATATATTCGGGCACCAACTAATTTTTCTGTCAAACGATTTTGGATTACCTGTAGGCGGCGTCTTTGAAAGGGAGGAGGATGAGCACCTTTGGCCTGACGAGGCCCTGGTCCCTGCAGTCGTCGGGCACGTCGCCGCCGGCGCGCTTGACCCTGTCGTTGTTGGCCAGCACCCTGGCCCTGGTTTTGAGCACGTGGTTGACCGCGTGCAGGCAGTAGACGAAGCGCAGCTGCTCGAGGTTGGCGGCCGTCTGCTCGGCCAAGTAGAGGTCCTGGTAGTTGTTGAGCACGGCCAACACCTCGGCCTGCAGCCCGCTGAGGCCGCCGCCGGACAGCGCCGCGTCCACGTTGGCCCACAGCTGCTGCTTCACGCGCAGCCGCTGCCAGCTCTCGGCGCCGCTCGGTCGCGcgggcggcgccgccgcccgcAGCAGCGCCTTCTCCGCCTCGCACAGCCCCCAGCCGGAGGCCCTGGGGGCCGCCGAGGCCGCCTCCACCCGCGGCAGCTGCACCTGCATGTGGCCGAGGTGCGGCCAGAACAGCTTGCTCGTCTCCACCTGCGGCTTGTCGGCCGACACCGCCGCCAGCAACGCCCCCTCCAGCTCCCCGTTCAGGTGCACGCAGAACGGGTCTTCCGCCTCCGCCTCCTTTGGgcacagcaaaattaattattatatttaattccgACAGCCAGGGCCGAATTCATGGTTTCATGCTTtaatataattcatttttcaattcgaTCAgagatgatattttttaattaatgaaattgcaTGAAGTTCAACTAAAATACCTCGTGTACCTTGTCGTCGCCGCCGTCGTCGGCGTCCGACTCACTGTCGTGGCCTTGGTGCTCATGCTCGGCCTCAATATCGTCGTCCGAGCCGCTGTCCGGCTCGTCCGCATCCGCGTCGTCGTGGCtggcgtcgtcgtcgtcctcgGACTCGTCGGTGCTGACGACGGCGGGCGGCCTCGCGCGGGCGCTCATTGTGCCCAGAAGCTGCTGGTAAGCGTCGTCGGACGGCTGCTCCTCGTCCGAAGACTCGGACGTCTCGGACACGCGCTCCTCTGCCGCCTCCGCCTCCTCTTTGTGCCGCTCGTCGGGCCGAAACCTCTTGTTCGTAAAATTCAGCCTGTCCTGGCTCTTGCGCTTCTGCTGCCCCCCGCCCCTGCCCCTGCCCCCGCCCCCGCCTCGGCCCCTACCCCTGCCTCGGCCCCTGCCTCTCATCCTAGGGTGCGAAACAAACTGCGTCCGCTCAGAGAAACTTGCATCAGGCGTGCGGCGAAAACGAACacacgctgctttttgttttgtttacatCCGAGACGAGAGCACGCAACGCACCACGTGAAAAAGTCGACGGGAGGAAGGGAGGGGCCATGCTTTTTGAAGTGAATGCGCGCCAAACCAAACTCtgtgcgtttttattttagcgaGATTTTCAGCCTCGCCGGCTCGTCGATCTGCTGAATAGAATAGAATATATgagcataataaaaattaaaaatcagatcGGTAAAAAATGTCCAGCAATTttattgagcaaaattttgtcttcTTTGTAATGCAGCCGTCTAACAATATAAGACGATCGCTGTTTCAGAATAATTATCTTCAGCTGTGATTTTGTTTAGAAAGGTCAAGTGCACGAGTCCTGAGGTGCCGAAACAAGTGCAGTATAGCCACCTAGCCAGCGATAACTCTACTTTTCTTGTTAGTATTTCCCCAAATAAGTTGGAAATTGAGACAACGAAAAGCTGTGGCGATCGAGAGGAAGTTAATGCGGTCAGCGCgatttgtattttgttttgtttggtgTCACCATAGGGTCGGAAGAGTCGGAAACCAGTAGTGCCTCTCCAGACTAGATcgagtaaaacaaaattatttaacatatttttagactttttaacttacaataataaaataatctgcaTTAATTCGCGAAACCGGCCGATTCATGAGTTGAGATCCAAAACAATAGCGAAAAGCAGCCTATTTGTTAaccaatcaaaaaataaaggatttcctttaataggaaaGTTTGAAtagatgcaaataaattattttgtgatagATATAACCAACaggaattgaataatattggAACAAACGTTTCACAACAAttgaaccaaaaataatttaattttttcaactttaaacTGTAAATAACAGCGCCTGAGAAACCGAATTGCAtccatttttgtatttatgtACATATGCTCTCTTTTTACAGCAGCAGCCACTTTAAACAGAGCACCCTATTTGACCCTTTCTTTTCCTTGGTATTTTTTTGGCACTGTCTGACATCTTTTAAATACAATCAAACAAGATGAATAGATGTTATAGACTTTTCTCTAccttatttcatattttctagACCattgcttttttcatttaaatttttactttattcgCAAAAAgggcttttttattgttgttttggTTTATCGCAGCAGCCAAGGAGCCAAAAAGGCCGCAGATGCGATTTTTCGGGGAGCGTGTTTTGGCCCGAAGAACACGTGATTGCCATCTCGTGCACTTTGTATCTCTATATACGTATATAAAAGACGACGgagatattttctttcattcgcACTTGGCTCGACTTCTCCAAAGAGTAGGTCATGCAGTTCTCTCGCCTTTCTCACACACACCg is part of the Cloeon dipterum chromosome 1, ieCloDipt1.1, whole genome shotgun sequence genome and harbors:
- the LOC135933918 gene encoding U3 small nucleolar RNA-associated protein 25 homolog isoform X2, producing the protein MRGRGRGRGRGRGGGGGRGRGGGQQKRKSQDRLNFTNKRFRPDERHKEEAEAAEERVSETSESSDEEQPSDDAYQQLLGTMSARARPPAVVSTDESEDDDDASHDDADADEPDSGSDDDIEAEHEHQGHDSESDADDGGDDKEAEAEDPFCVHLNGELEGALLAAVSADKPQVETSKLFWPHLGHMQVQLPRVEAASAAPRASGWGLCEAEKALLRAAAPPARPSGAESWQRLRVKQQLWANVDAALSGGGLSGLQAEVLAVLNNYQDLYLAEQTAANLEQLRFVYCLHAVNHVLKTRARVLANNDRVKRAGGDVPDDCRDQGLVRPKVLILLPFKDAAYRTINTIISILLGDGKGTVMNHKRFVDEFTGEELALPKKNPKPEDYEQLFRGNVDDNFKIGMSVTKKRLKLYADFYESDIIVASPVGLRVVVSGEAEAEQDFDFLAGLELVVMDQAEVLALQNWQHVQHLWQHVHLQPRNRRDTVFSRIRLSALAGHAKYLSQTCVFSSVQMPEVAALMRARCRNYAGRVLVANPVRIGSIAQVVVHLPQVFHKIEASSVSQCLEKRFEVFVSKILPQFRDSMMSHTLIYVPSYFDYVRLRKHLIDKELSFVQICEYAENGKIARARDLFFHNEAHFLLYSERFHFFRRIRLKGIRHLVFYQPPTLPHFYPELCNFMQEANQNPRKEGGSSTNMTVTILYSKYDAQRIASIVGTERASSMIGSEKTVHLMVTGDDKQ
- the Rok gene encoding rho-associated protein kinase 2, giving the protein MEAIVDEDRRRRVRALEERITDPRSVTNVDCLLDTVQALVSDCNHPAVRRQKNVEAFINRYDGVSRDISGLRMKADDFQLIKVIGRGAFGEVQLVRQKSTKQVFAMKLLSKFEMIKRSDSAFFWEERDIMAYANSEWIVQLHFAFQDDKYLYMVMDYMPGGDLVNLMSNYDVPEKWAQFYCAEVVLALDAIHSMGFVHRDVKPDNMLLDRHGHLKLADFGTCMKMGADGLVRSDTAVGTPDYISPEVLQSQGGEGEYGRECDWWSVGVFLYEMLVGDTPFYAESLVGTYGRIMDHRNSLHFPPDVPISPSAQSLICGFLTDRAVRLGRTGVAEIQAHAFFRNDQWTFDSIRDCVPPVVPELAGDEDTSNFDDLDKDESPEENFPTPKAFAGNHLPFVGFTYSKDYQLLSKLGKSNSDCLDMISRSESASSELLEQQLVNEKHLQEELRAKQKSLRAKLDEMERREAELRAEVTGFEKTITLLRHELKEAQRKVDAEQDGKRGLEATVQRLQHRLDDELSKRSRDVGAYERVSSLEKQIAELNDKLKSENDLANRLRKQISELTNARSAAEQMQRELQMNVSTLQTQRDRLKQEVTHLQNQLQLEMSSRSKASGMQHELESRLQSTLSELESAKQRELHLHEDCQGLVEKVSTLEKECASLELELKAAQNRYQQEVRSHEETERTRLVNKEEANLEVVKALQTKLNEEKVARQKSEMSAQEKERQMSMLSVDYRQMQQRLQKLEGEHRQDGDKVRALHTQLEQEQNKKLGLQSDVAVLNSEVSTLKTRETQLENELSDMRHSLHASQDQLDTVKTARLRDDAHMKELQEQLDAEQHFSTLYKTQTQELREELEEKSRNQLQLEEERNSMAHQLQLTLARADAEALARSIAEETVADLEKDKTMKELELKDLLARHRTDIASRDATINALVEKETEIKKLMEKEKESLAGQIKSMQDDLSRSVSLKEELERLKTQLKQEQLLKTQAVNKLAEIMNRKDLLSKDARGKNKVSSGDLRRKEKECRKLQQELTQERDKYSQMAAKHQRELQELQAQAQDDHNVKLRLQMEAASKDSEIEQLQLKIASLSSETASLSSGAENDADDALMQESRLEGWLSVPNKQNIRRHGWKKQYIVVSSKKIIFYNSESEKLNADPVLILDLNKVFHVRPVTQGDVIRADAKDIPRIFQLLYAGEGEVRRPEDGTSGSGTLTVAQLELRNDDKPGTVALKGHEFLQISFHMPTICDVCTRPLWHMFRPPPALECRRCRIKVHKEHIEHKGEGVAPCKVHYDPNSAKELLVLAASNDEQKQWVARLSKKIQKCGYKANSCAGGSGSGLDPVKLSPRESTRSAGNQAKLAAQMRSATLPANASFAKMN
- the LOC135933918 gene encoding U3 small nucleolar RNA-associated protein 25 homolog isoform X1, which translates into the protein MRGRGRGRGRGRGGGGGRGRGGGQQKRKSQDRLNFTNKRFRPDERHKEEAEAAEERVSETSESSDEEQPSDDAYQQLLGTMSARARPPAVVSTDESEDDDDASHDDADADEPDSGSDDDIEAEHEHQGHDSESDADDGGDDKVHEEAEAEDPFCVHLNGELEGALLAAVSADKPQVETSKLFWPHLGHMQVQLPRVEAASAAPRASGWGLCEAEKALLRAAAPPARPSGAESWQRLRVKQQLWANVDAALSGGGLSGLQAEVLAVLNNYQDLYLAEQTAANLEQLRFVYCLHAVNHVLKTRARVLANNDRVKRAGGDVPDDCRDQGLVRPKVLILLPFKDAAYRTINTIISILLGDGKGTVMNHKRFVDEFTGEELALPKKNPKPEDYEQLFRGNVDDNFKIGMSVTKKRLKLYADFYESDIIVASPVGLRVVVSGEAEAEQDFDFLAGLELVVMDQAEVLALQNWQHVQHLWQHVHLQPRNRRDTVFSRIRLSALAGHAKYLSQTCVFSSVQMPEVAALMRARCRNYAGRVLVANPVRIGSIAQVVVHLPQVFHKIEASSVSQCLEKRFEVFVSKILPQFRDSMMSHTLIYVPSYFDYVRLRKHLIDKELSFVQICEYAENGKIARARDLFFHNEAHFLLYSERFHFFRRIRLKGIRHLVFYQPPTLPHFYPELCNFMQEANQNPRKEGGSSTNMTVTILYSKYDAQRIASIVGTERASSMIGSEKTVHLMVTGDDKQ